In Bacillota bacterium, a single genomic region encodes these proteins:
- the cas2 gene encoding CRISPR-associated endonuclease Cas2: MAETERLNAYRNMWLMVLYDLPTETKAQRKAFATFRKNLQGLGFSMFQFSAYLRHVASRESADVYKKRIKAIVPEEGAVCVLEITDKQFEKMELYLGTKRKPPPNQPRQLELF, translated from the coding sequence ATGGCCGAAACTGAACGACTGAATGCATACCGAAATATGTGGCTGATGGTTTTATACGATTTACCTACCGAAACCAAAGCCCAGCGTAAAGCTTTTGCAACCTTCCGTAAAAATTTGCAAGGCTTAGGCTTCAGTATGTTTCAGTTTTCGGCTTATCTGAGGCATGTGGCCAGTCGCGAATCGGCCGATGTTTACAAGAAGAGAATTAAAGCTATAGTGCCGGAAGAAGGTGCAGTATGTGTATTAGAGATTACCGATAAACAGTTTGAGAAAATGGAGCTTTATCTGGGTACAAAGCGCAAGCCGCCACCCAACCAGCCCCGGCAACTCGAATTGTTTTAA
- the cas1 gene encoding type II CRISPR-associated endonuclease Cas1 codes for MIKRVLYFSQPVWLSFENNNMVARFKVIEQQPEVKKAMGEEAEKRFHLDDVGFVVLDHRQITLTHPLLAQLASRNIALLSCDDTHHPIGLHLPLYSNTLQTERYKAQIEASEPLRKQLWAQLIRQKIKNQSAVLLHTGLHTEANHLKAMSNEVKSGDSGNLEATASYYYWQHIFQGIEDFKRKREGEPPNNMLNYGYAILRAIVARALVASGLLPTLGLHHHNRYNPFCLADDMMEPYRPFVDRLVYQIIKKNGLKEELDRETKAELLAIPFIDVEIANETSPLMNAVQYSCQSLVKCFEGSKRNLVLPEMN; via the coding sequence ATGATTAAAAGAGTTTTATATTTCAGTCAACCGGTTTGGCTGAGTTTTGAAAATAATAATATGGTTGCCCGTTTTAAAGTGATAGAGCAGCAGCCTGAGGTGAAAAAAGCAATGGGCGAAGAAGCCGAGAAACGTTTTCATCTGGATGACGTGGGTTTCGTGGTGCTCGATCACAGGCAAATCACGCTCACCCATCCCTTGCTTGCCCAACTGGCCAGCCGCAATATTGCATTGCTGTCCTGCGACGATACCCATCATCCCATCGGGCTGCATCTGCCTTTGTATTCCAATACCCTGCAAACCGAAAGGTACAAGGCCCAAATCGAGGCCTCAGAACCTTTGCGCAAGCAATTGTGGGCCCAATTGATACGCCAAAAGATCAAAAATCAGTCGGCCGTTTTGCTTCATACCGGTTTACACACCGAAGCCAATCACCTTAAAGCTATGAGCAATGAAGTAAAAAGCGGAGATAGTGGCAATTTGGAAGCAACGGCTTCGTATTACTATTGGCAACATATTTTTCAAGGTATTGAAGATTTTAAAAGAAAGCGTGAAGGTGAACCGCCCAACAACATGCTCAATTATGGTTATGCCATACTCAGGGCTATCGTAGCCCGGGCACTGGTGGCCAGTGGGTTGTTGCCAACTCTGGGACTTCATCACCACAATCGCTACAATCCCTTCTGCCTGGCCGACGACATGATGGAACCCTACCGACCCTTTGTAGATCGATTGGTGTATCAGATAATAAAGAAAAATGGGCTGAAAGAAGAACTCGACAGGGAAACCAAGGCAGAATTGCTTGCCATTCCTTTCATTGATGTAGAGATTGCGAATGAAACCAGTCCATTGATGAATGCGGTTCAATACTCCTGTCAATCTTTGGTGAAATGCTTCGAGGGAAGTAAACGCAACCTGGTATTGCCCGAAATGAATTAA